In Bactrocera neohumeralis isolate Rockhampton chromosome 5, APGP_CSIRO_Bneo_wtdbg2-racon-allhic-juicebox.fasta_v2, whole genome shotgun sequence, the genomic window TGGTAATGCTCGCACAGTGCTGGTATTGCTGCTCATGTTTGAAATGTATAGTCGCgtataaataatatcaaaataaatgaagtgctatttataaataaaatcaaagaacCAATTCGGGGAAGCTATTCTATAGTTTTCACAAAGAACCAAAACAAATCATTTGACAGACTATATTTTGGAAACCACTGGTTTTtctaattgaataattttaagtGCGTTGCCATTgaattcattatttatattaggtttcatacatatataaaaactattaattGATTGTTATTCCAAATCTCACTCtgatatagtatttttgcattaaagtGCTTCCattaatgtttttgttaatattcatAGCAggcttattttaattttacgctataaaacatttttcagtACGTATACTGTACCCGCTGTTAATGTAACAGTTGAATGTCAAAAGTGACAAGTttgctataaaatataacaaccTATCTAGGCGCTATATAAAATTCCACTGCGCATGACTTTCGTGACTTGGATGCCTATACTGATTTCTTTAGTATAAGTATATTCTGATTTATGCAGACACGAAAAATGCTAAGTAAAAGCAAAATCGTGTGTTTgtacaatttattatatattttaacaatgGTGTCGGCATCAAAATTGCCGAAAGAGGAAAACCCAACTCAAATTTACCTCTTGGGATTAAATGACGCTGGAAAAACTGCAATTTTCAACAGTTTATTAGGTAGAAACTTTACTTTATCTCAACCAACAGTCGGTTTTAATTTAGAGGAAGTAAGATATAAGGATTTGAGCTTTTTTTTATGGGATCTTGGAGGTCAATGTAGATTAAGGTCATTATGGAAGCATTTTCTAACTGGAAATACGAATGGTATAATATTCGTAGTGGATGCAGCAGCTGGAAAAGAGCGGTTAAAACTGGCGTCAAAAGAGCTGCACGAAACACTTCGAAAGGCTATTATACCCGAAGAACTGTTCCTATTGGTTTTGGCGAATAAGCAGGATATGGATGACAAACTAAGTGCAGCAGAAATAGTAGATGGTCTAAAATTAGTGGGATTAAAATATGAATGGGAGCTGTTGGAGACCTCGGCAAAGCATAATACCGGTATTATTGAGTCTTTGGAGTGCCTACATCGAGAATTTaactaaaatcaaaaatcaaacaaaatttaaatatatgtttattaatatgtatatgtgtaaaataaatgtaactgcattatgaaattaaatttgtttgattaATATAGTTACAGTTgatcatctatatatatttttgccatttattACTTTGGTATGCAAGAAAACGTATCTTAAGGTGCCTAAGTAACGTAACATTGaaacgtataaaaatacaaCATTGCGTGACAGTTGACTTTTTATTGTGACAGTCATTTGTTCTTGTATGTTTATGTGATTTGATTTCGCTATTGAATTTGAAATAGTTTAGTTGTGTTTTCTCTGGAACTTTTGTGAgcgaaattttaatcaaaataaataatatatagtgcgtaaaaaaattatctttctGCACTGCTATCCAAAATTATAGAACGCAATGCGTTCGTTACTATACGTTTTATTCGCTTTGCTAGCGAATGCTACTGCGCAAAAGCTAGAGAAGATTAATACGATTTCGGATAATGTGGGCAAAGTATACCACTATCAGCCGGAACAAGTGCATTTGGCCTTTGGTGGTAAGTGCAAACATGACAATTATGTTAGGATCCTAAAGAAGGTAAAAgattatgcaaataaatacattgcatggtacatatacatgtacatacatacatatgtatgtcttatatttttctggcatattcttaaaaaagttggaattttaataataatatacatatatatgtataaataaggaaaattatggaaaattgcAATAGCGACTAATCATTTACAAGTgtttcacatacacacatatgtagaaatacattcatataaaataatttttgtttaatgaagCCAGGTATTCACCTCTTCAATTATTCCGatgcatttttttaacatttcaccAGTGAACAATCGTAAGCGATTTTATTtccgcgatttttttttattgtttggtaGGGATAAACACGGTGTATTATGCAGTGCTTTTATTTTGATGTGTTGGAATTTttcataagtaattttttttacagggCAGTCAGtgtatttttaagttatatacgataatgtacatatgttgatcATCATCATCAGTCTTATGACTAAGTGCTTATaaggaaaatatgaatttaatttaaaatttacctttttgaaagctttgcaattcagcaaaatcaaaatacatTATATTACTCACAAAGGAATATTATACACATCATTCAGGAACATGATATGATGTTTGTAGCCcagttttttcaattaattacttACACTTGACGCAAATTCGTAATATGAAgcgttttttattgcttacactATATAGCCTGTGGCTGATAAGCGAGCGTATGCCATATGGCGGGCCTCTATTTACTATTCGAGTGCAAACAAAGATAAGAAAACAATAGCAATGACCAACATTTAAAAGGAACAATgcaatataatataacaaaaagcaATATACATGTAAAAAGCTAACGTTACCCGttcattttattcaataaaatgcaattaaatgaTAATTAGAagaaatgtatatttaatttatagaaattcgCAAACTTTTATTAACACAttcaatattttccaatttcattGTTGCACGAGCAATCATGTCTTCTCTGTTTGCACTACTGTATTTACAGAAAAGTCTAATGATGTTGTGGTAACTTGGTCCACACGCGACGATGCCATCGAATCCATTGTCGAATACGGTTTCATTGGCTTTACGCAACGCGCCAATGGCACATCCCAGCAATTTGTGGATGGTGGGGATAAGAAAAAGTCACAATACATACACAGGGTAAAGTTACTACTGacaattttgttgtttgctgttcCAAACATTTGCTATCAAAGTAGATGAGTGTAGTGTAAGTGCTGCAGTTGTGTCACTTTGTGTGACCTTGCGCGCATGAACGCGTTTAGCGTCACTTACTCAGCTGCTTTAcattgcattgtttttgttgtcttgtgtataatttgtttgcatttgatgaaacatatatttttttcggtttccgctTTCAAATTGTGAACAAAATAGGTCTCCTTATTGAATCTTGTGCCAAACCAAACGTACGCCTATCACTGTGGTGGCCAATTGGGTTGGTCGCCGCGTTTCGAATTTCGCACTGTGCCCGCCGGTGACGACTGGTCACCCACTATTGCGCTGTACGGTGATATGGGTAATGAGAATGCGCAATCGTTGGCGCGTCTGCAGCAGGACACGCAGCGTGACATGTACGATGCTATAATACACGTCGGTGATTTTGCTTACGATATGAATACCGATGACGCGCGCGTGGGTGATGAGTTTATGCGCCAAGTAGAAACCATTGCGGCCTATGTGCCATACATGGTGGTACCGGGCAATCACGAAGAGAAGTAGTGAGTAGCAATCatattaggaaaaaaaaatatattattaaaaaatgtgcttCCAGCAATTTCTCGAACTATCGCGCACGCTTCAGCATGCCGGGCGGCACAGAGAATCTATTCTACAGCTTTAATTTAGGGCCCGTGCATTTTATTGGCATCTCCACCgaaatgtattattttcttaattatggCCTAAAAACACTCGTCTTTCAATACGAATGGCTGGTGAATGATCTGCAAGAGGCCAACAGGCCAGAGAATCGTGCGCGCCGCCCATGGATAATTGTCTATGGTCACCGACCAATGTACTGCAGCAATGGCAACGGTGACGACTGCACGCATGCAGAAACACTAACGCGCGTCGGTTGGCCCTTTTTTCACATGTTCGGCCTGGAAGCACTTTTCTATGAGCAGGGAGTCGATGTAGAAATATGGGCGCACGAGCATTCTTATGAACGCTCTTGGCCTATTTATGATTATAAAGTGTGTAATGGTTCGCTGGCCGAGCCTTATCGTAATCCATGCGCGCCCGTGCACTTGATAACGGGTTCAGCCGGCTGTAAAGAGGGACGTGAACCATTCGAAAAAGATACGCCTGAATGGAGCGCGTTTCACAGTCAGGTGGGTAGTGTATGAAATTGAActtgtttgcattttattgttttgcgCATTCGCAGGACTACGGTTATACGCGCATGAAGGCCTATAATCGCACACACTTGTATTTCGAGCAAGTGTCCGATGACAAAAATGGTGCCATCATCGATGCATTTTGGATAATCAAAGACAAACACGGCAGTTATGTTTAATGTGGGGGAGTGTGTCATGGCTTTTAGCATTTGGTATGCGGAGAATACGTCAAAGTGGACGTAGAAAAAGCGGGGCTGCACAAAGCGCGTATATTAAAATTCTTAAGCACAATTAGTATATagaaagcacaaaaaatattatagaatatTTTTATCAACACAGCATTTGAGAGATAAAATCAgggttgcaaattttttaactgaaaaaaattaatttaaattaaattaaattttcaaactttcaattgttaattacaattttgagaacttaaaaatatttaaaattaaaaatacaaatttaaaaaaattagaaatttttaattttcaatttccaaatgtttagatttaaaaatgaaattttaaaaacttaattttaaaatttccaatttttttttttaagttttgagaatttaaaaatatttggaattaaatattaaatttttcaattttatttggaattagaaatttcgaaaataattttatttaagattttcgaaagtaaaaaaatattaagaaattaataaaaatgtattattattattttttaatgtgttaTTTGCAACCCGGGACACAATACGCAAAAATTATCATTccattttatgttttaaaagaaTCGGCTTTTCACAGTATTAACTGAAATACGAAACACTTGTACCTAGCAAATTATAGCGAATCTctgtttattttcaattttactctttttattttatataatatcgtTTATATGCTTATAAGCGTAACCTTATTGGAACTTACACGACAAGAAGGTGTTTTTTACCACTTTTACCATTTAAGTATACATTTTGTGTgtataattgtttttgaaaCTTATGATCAATTCTTTAAGTGTCTGTGGTGTATGTGGTTTAGTGAATATTTTGTAACAAAACAGtcaatttattcaaatattgaataaaCGTTTACttctggaaaaataaatatgattttcaGCATTTCATTGGTTTCATAAGCGATCCCTCGTATAAGCTTTCAAAGACCCCTATAggtgtattttttatagcatatcTTGACTTTGATTGGAGAGTATGTAggagctatatgttatagtagtccgatctgaacattttttttggagaCTGAAAATGCTATGCCAAAGATTTTAGGCGTAACTTTTTATAGTCTATGCTCCCTCACTCGTCTTacttgtcagaacactgcactccacataatgaactcctctccaggcagttcgTGCTGGGATGTTTTCACCGAAGTCACCCCTGCAGttacctgcttggagcggaaccgtcTCCTAGGAACAACAAAAGGTCTTTTCCtcaattacgtcgacgacattagacagtacgccgaccagacctcggacgcaacaaacttccgacaagcactgaccgccattcacaggggagccatcaacaccttcacggactcccttccagtgaatggcgtactcgCAGGCAAATCACCACCCATCGAAGACTTAAGCTCGAGTTGCGGCGAGAAATGAGaatgacccttgcgcaacttcgttctggatattttagcaggttaaactcccaCTTATTCAGAATAGACCCCTATATATTTCGGTTAGtacttaatttcttaatattcTGCTCGGTCCGAATTCAGTGTTTCTTAGTTTTCGagcacattaaacttattatgaaaatatcaaagacactttttgcaaatattttgtttttaaagaaaccACACGCGACATCGTTGTGACTTGGTCCACGCGCGACGATACTAACGAGTCCATCTGCGAATATGGCCTTGAAACGTTTGAGTTTGTGCAAAAGGCAACAGAGCCACCAAAAAAGTTTGTGGATGGCGGCAGCGCGCACAGCGTACAATACATACATCGCGTAAGTACATAATTGTTTTGGCATTATTTGCCTCCACTGTGCCATTTTTAATACGTTTTCTACTCACTATACCAGGTGACTTTGTCCAATTTGCAACCAGAAAAGCGTTATATTTACCATTGCGGTAGCAAGCTTGGCTGGTCGCCGCAATTTTGGTTCCGCACACCACCGACGCATGCGCATTGGTCGCCCTCACTAGCGATATACGGCGATTTGGGCAATGAGAATGCGCAGTCTTTGCCGCGCTTGCAGCAGGACACGCAACGCGACATGTACGATGCCATTTTGCATGTGGGCGATTTCGCTTACGATATGCATTCGGAGAATGCTGGCGTTGGCGATGAGTTCATGCGTCAAGTGGAGGCCATAGCAGCTTATGTACCCTATATGGTGTGTGCGGGCAATCACGAGCAGACCTAGTAAGTGTTAAACAAAACAATATATCCATAAttttcacttacatatattccATGCCACACTGTAGCAATTTTTCGAACTATCGCGCGCGTTTTAATATGCCCGGCGGCACGGAGAATCTATTCTATAGCTTCGATTTGGGTCCCATACACTTTGTGGCCTTCTCAACCGAGCTCTACTACTTTCTACACTACGGCTTGAAGAGTTTAGTTTCGCAGTACGAGTGGCTGCAGCGAGACTTAGAGACCGCGAATCGACCAGAGAACCGCAAAGCGCGTCCTTGGATAATAACCTTTGCACATCGTCCGATGTATTGCAGTAATGACAACGGCGATGACTGTTCGAAGCATGAAACGGTTGTGCGCGCTGGTTTGCCGGTGTTGCATATGTTCGGCCTGGAGCAACTGTTCTATGAGCAGGGCGTCGATGTCGCGATATGGGCGCATGAACATTGCTATGAGCGTTTGTGGCCCATCTATGATTACAAAGTGTTTAATGGCTCATTGACCGCGCCTTATCGCAATCCACGTGCGCCTGTTCATATTATAACCGGTTCGGCAGGTAATAAGGAGGGGCGTGAGCCCTTCTTTAAAGTGATGCCCAAGTGGAGCGCGTTTCATAGTCAGGATTTCGGTTATACTCGTCTGAAGGCGCACAACGGCACACATTTGTACTTTGAACAGGTGTCCGATGACAAGGATGGCCAAATTATCGATGCATTTTGGGTTGTCAAGGATAAGCATGGCAGTTATGCCGAGGAATAAGCATTTAAAAGGACATGAGAAATAGcgataacaataataataacgatATAAGCTgtgaatttcaccaaaaaatggcTAAGGAGTTTTGCAAAAGCAAAGACTTTGGTCAAAAGCAATCTCTAATctcaaaatattacatatttgtattttttattatatatttatgcattaaaatgttatttaaatttctcaaaatgtatttaaatattgctaaatatgcattccattattatataaaaatttttacacaaaaattaaaaacattaaacgaTGGCTGTGTTAAAATTTGCTCTGTAagtgaaaattcgaaaattcaaaaattaaaaagaaattaaaattaaattaaattttagtgtgaaaaaaatttaaacaattataaaaatttaaaattaaaaaaaaaataataataaaaattaaactaacttttagtatgaaaaaaattaaataattataacaagCTCCCATCAGCATCAATAACATTTtcatctaaaaaatttaaattttttccaaagctaatatacatatgtacttatagcAAAAGCAATGAGCTTCTCAACTAAActatcgtttttgtttttattttatttgttttttgttcatttttgtatttattgtagcaattatttattttattttttttattctatatatataattttatttatttatatcttgttttattattataaaattcgttaacattttatttgtttgcgtttgttattgcatttatttttttatttttttttttatttaatatatattttttttaaatttattttaattttttgcattttttcacttattttacaCTTGTAATTGTgttgttaatattatatttacacatatttttatcatttaattatATCCAAAAACACTTAATCtcaattataaacaaataaaagtcaTATTACAAAGCATATCTTTTTTATaccaaataattttgcttttccaCTTATCAGTCCAAATTAgagaatttttatattatatcctagaaggaaacgtcggacaccctataaaatatatacatacatacatatgtatatatacataaatgatcagtgtgatgagttgagccgatttagccatgcccgtctgctGCATAAatgcctcagtttttgagataccgcactgaaattttgcacatgttctttTTGCCACAAGAAGATGCTCATTTCTCGGAACCGCCGTTAtaggactactatagcatatagctgccatacaaactgatcaatcaagctcaagtccttgtatggaaaactttattatttggcAAGTTATaggcacgaaatttggtatagaataTTATGTCAGGTAATATTACAATcctcgaaaaaattgttcagatcggctaactatagcatatggctgccatacaaagtcaACTGTTTTAATCAAAGATATTGCATATgttgtttttactattattattagttgtagttgttgaagtagcataaaattttcatacactTCAATTATGCCGTTGAATACTCTCCAGGTTTTTTATAAATCAGTGTGCGCAGTTTGTATCACATCATATGGTGTAAAGTGATGTTATGCGATTTACATTAATGTGTCGTTTGAAGACAGTTAACTTTGTCACGCTAAGTTAACTGTTTAGaaaacatataattattttcgttatgATATAATTTaccttaaaattatttgttcaaGTGTGATGTGAGGTgagaatttattataaatactttttgtagttgaatattatttaatacaatGTGTGTGTTGTGGGTGCTGTTGTACCGAAGATGTGATGTGAGTGctgttgtatatttttattcactCCATTCTATTTCATTTATTACATTATGTTACGTTTTGTAGCATTCCTGGTGATGGTGTGATGTTAGGTCATATGAGATGATGTGGTGATGTgacttaaatgtttttgttcCGATTTGGAGCATTCCTGGTGATGATGTGATGTTATGTCATATGACATGGTATTATGTGATATGATGATGtgacttaaattttttctggctttatgaaaaatttccaaCAACCCAACTTATTTTAACGCTTAAAATGCTTCCAACATGAGCAGAGACCAATATTGTGTTGTTTATAGTGATGTGATTTTGCTTATCATACTTATGTTCTAATGGCAAATCATTTAAATACACATATGACATTTCTTTCACAAGATAACCTCGCTGACATTGTTGTGACCTGGTCCACGGGCGATGCCACCAACCAGTCAGTCGTGCTGTATGGCGAAAACTACGCCGACGCAAAGCGTTTGGTCAATGTCACTGGCGATGCGCGTCGTTTTGTCGATGGCGGCAAGAAGCAGCACTCACAATACGTACACAAAGTAACGCTGCGTGATTTGAAGCCACAGACGCGCTATGAATACTCGTGCGGCAGTGATTTGGGCTGGTCTGCGCGCTTCAGCTTCACCACGCCACCGGCAGGCAGCGACTGGCAGCCGAGTTTGGCCATCTTCGGTGATATGGGCAATGAGAATGCGCAGTCGTTGGCGCGCTTGCAGCAGGACACACAGCAGGGCATGTACGACGCCATCATACATGTGGGCGACTTCGCTTACGACATGGATACGGAGAATGCGCGTGTAGGCGATGAGTTTATGCGGCAAGTGGAGACGATTGCGGCCTATGTGCCGTATATGGTTTGTCCCGGCAATCATGAGGAGAAATAGTGAGTGTGCAAAGTGTTgctgttatatatatttgttaaacaattaaaaaattaaataaatattaatttaaattaaatgcatAGCAACTTTTCGAATTACAAAACGCGCTTCAACATGCCCGGCGAAAGGGACAGCCTGTGGTACAGTTTCGATTTGGGGCCCATACACTTTGTGTCCTTTTCCACTGAGGTCTACTACTTCATGCAATATGGTTTCAAATTGCTCACGAAACAATACGAGTGGCTGGAGAATGATTTACGCGAAGCCAATAAGCCGGAGAATCGTGCGCAACGCCCCTGGATCATAACCTATGGTCATCGTCCGATGTACTGTAGCGACGAAAAGGAGTACGATTGCAATGAGAAGCTGGAGACATTCATAAGACAGGGTTTGCCATTGGTGAAGTGGTTCGGTTTGGAGGACTTGTTCTACAAAAATGGCGTCGACGTGGAAATCTTCGCGCACGAGCATTTCTACACGCGTCTCTGGCCTATTTATGATTTCAAGGTGTATAATGGTTCCACAGCGGCACCCTACACCAATCCCAAGGCGCCAATACAAATCATAACCGGCTCGGCTGGTTGCAAAGAGGAACGCGAACCATTCTCCGAGACGCTGCCAGCCTGGAACGCCTACCACAGCAATGTGAGTGCGCCATTTTCAATTTccccaattatttttttatacgttTTTTCATGCTTTAGGATTATGGCTACACGCGCATGAAGGCCCACAATCACACACATCTGTACTTCGAGCAAGTTTCGGATGATAAAAATGGCGAGATTGTCGACTCGTTTTGGATAATCAAAGACAAGCATGTGGCTTACAACGAGTTGTGAAAGACAGATCCGTCgatactataaataaataactgtacTTTTGAAATTTGGCTGTAAAACggcttgaaattttaaaagctgTAGAAtgaacaaacatatttttaaacaatagacattaaaaaatatactcttACCTAGCTGGACCTTTTAATTAGATCATCTAGTTAtttcttgttaaaaaaattattttcttaaatgttacttgaaaaaaaaaaaaattagaaatggttttatgcaataaaaaagttttagttaacaattttttta contains:
- the LOC126758486 gene encoding acid phosphatase type 7 isoform X2, translated to MRSLLYVLFALLANATAQKLEKINTISDNVGKVYHYQPEQVHLAFGETTRDIVVTWSTRDDTNESICEYGLETFEFVQKATEPPKKFVDGGSAHSVQYIHRVTLSNLQPEKRYIYHCGSKLGWSPQFWFRTPPTHAHWSPSLAIYGDLGNENAQSLPRLQQDTQRDMYDAILHVGDFAYDMHSENAGVGDEFMRQVEAIAAYVPYMVCAGNHEQTYNFSNYRARFNMPGGTENLFYSFDLGPIHFVAFSTELYYFLHYGLKSLVSQYEWLQRDLETANRPENRKARPWIITFAHRPMYCSNDNGDDCSKHETVVRAGLPVLHMFGLEQLFYEQGVDVAIWAHEHCYERLWPIYDYKVFNGSLTAPYRNPRAPVHIITGSAGNKEGREPFFKVMPKWSAFHSQDFGYTRLKAHNGTHLYFEQVSDDKDGQIIDAFWVVKDKHGSYAEE
- the LOC126758486 gene encoding acid phosphatase type 7 isoform X3, coding for MRSLLYVLFALLANATAQKLEKINTISDNVGKVYHYQPEQVHLAFGEKSNDVVVTWSTRDDAIESIVEYGFIGFTQRANGTSQQFVDGGDKKKSQYIHRVSLLNLVPNQTYAYHCGGQLGWSPRFEFRTVPAGDDWSPTIALYGDMGNENAQSLARLQQDTQRDMYDAIIHVGDFAYDMNTDDARVGDEFMRQVETIAAYVPYMVVPGNHEEKYNFSNYRARFSMPGGTENLFYSFNLGPVHFIGISTEMYYFLNYGLKTLVFQYEWLVNDLQEANRPENRARRPWIIVYGHRPMYCSNGNGDDCTHAETLTRVGWPFFHMFGLEALFYEQGVDVEIWAHEHSYERSWPIYDYKVCNGSLAEPYRNPCAPVHLITGSAGCKEGREPFEKDTPEWSAFHSQDYGYTRMKAYNRTHLYFEQVSDDKNGAIIDAFWIIKDKHGSYV
- the LOC126758486 gene encoding acid phosphatase type 7 isoform X1, whose product is MRSLLYVLFALLANATAQKLEKINTISDNVGKVYHYQPEQVHLAFGDNLADIVVTWSTGDATNQSVVLYGENYADAKRLVNVTGDARRFVDGGKKQHSQYVHKVTLRDLKPQTRYEYSCGSDLGWSARFSFTTPPAGSDWQPSLAIFGDMGNENAQSLARLQQDTQQGMYDAIIHVGDFAYDMDTENARVGDEFMRQVETIAAYVPYMVCPGNHEEKYNFSNYKTRFNMPGERDSLWYSFDLGPIHFVSFSTEVYYFMQYGFKLLTKQYEWLENDLREANKPENRAQRPWIITYGHRPMYCSDEKEYDCNEKLETFIRQGLPLVKWFGLEDLFYKNGVDVEIFAHEHFYTRLWPIYDFKVYNGSTAAPYTNPKAPIQIITGSAGCKEEREPFSETLPAWNAYHSNDYGYTRMKAHNHTHLYFEQVSDDKNGEIVDSFWIIKDKHVAYNEL